The Chryseolinea soli genome contains a region encoding:
- a CDS encoding acyltransferase family protein, with translation MQKAREYYIDNIRIALTALVILHHTAITYGGPGGWYYSEPADGLVSGLLLTIFVSTNQAFFMGFFFLLSSYFIPASYVRKGSYRFLLERLKRLGIPIVFYSLVITPVMIYMLVRLKMNEPISWYAVFIDRDEWINIGVLWFTAALLLFTIVYAASRSLVPAKVNNPKSLPGNLTIFLFGLGLGLISFVVRLVFPIGWTLDPVGFQFAHFPQYIALFTVGLWAYPNQWLSSVSYAQGKFWLRIALLLIVVGFPCIYLLKVVTHSELDAFLGGLTIQSFVNSLWEQLLGISLIMAWLGIARQKWNDQGPATKEFSRSAYAVYIIHPLVLLLVSLLLKDVHLSSLLKFLLTGSIAVSLSFAVGSLLVRVPVVKDIV, from the coding sequence ATGCAGAAAGCCCGCGAATACTATATTGACAACATCCGCATCGCGTTGACCGCGCTGGTGATCCTGCACCACACCGCCATCACCTACGGCGGGCCGGGCGGATGGTATTATTCCGAGCCGGCAGATGGACTGGTGTCGGGGTTATTGCTCACCATTTTTGTTTCCACGAACCAGGCCTTTTTCATGGGATTCTTTTTCCTGCTGTCGTCGTACTTCATCCCAGCTTCCTATGTGCGCAAAGGCAGCTATCGCTTCCTGCTGGAACGGCTGAAGCGATTAGGGATACCGATCGTTTTTTACTCGCTCGTCATCACCCCGGTGATGATCTACATGCTGGTCCGGTTAAAGATGAATGAACCGATATCCTGGTATGCCGTATTTATCGATCGCGATGAATGGATCAATATCGGCGTGCTTTGGTTTACGGCAGCGTTGTTGCTTTTTACCATAGTGTATGCGGCGAGCCGGTCGCTCGTTCCCGCAAAGGTGAACAATCCAAAATCTTTGCCGGGTAATCTCACCATTTTCCTCTTCGGCCTTGGGCTTGGCCTCATCTCCTTCGTGGTACGCCTCGTGTTTCCCATCGGCTGGACACTCGATCCGGTAGGATTTCAATTCGCGCATTTTCCACAGTACATCGCCTTATTCACCGTGGGACTGTGGGCGTATCCAAATCAATGGCTATCGTCCGTTTCGTATGCACAGGGCAAGTTTTGGTTGAGGATTGCCTTGCTGCTGATCGTGGTAGGATTCCCGTGTATCTATTTACTGAAAGTCGTCACCCACAGTGAGCTCGATGCGTTTCTGGGTGGATTGACGATTCAGTCGTTCGTAAATTCGTTGTGGGAACAACTGCTCGGCATATCGCTGATCATGGCATGGCTGGGCATCGCCCGGCAGAAGTGGAACGACCAGGGACCTGCGACAAAAGAATTTTCAAGGAGTGCCTATGCCGTTTATATCATTCACCCGTTGGTGCTGTTGCTGGTTTCGCTGCTGTTGAAAGATGTGCACCTATCATCGCTTCTTAAGTTTTTGCTCACGGGGAGCATTGCGGTGAGCCTCAGCTTTGCGGTCGGGTCGTTGCTCGTGCGGGTGCCGGTGGTGAAGGACATTGTGTAA
- a CDS encoding YceI family protein translates to MTRSIPWLTPIIGLFLMANTQPEPTTLVNISFTTTNAGITVSGTLDGHAEINFNPVDLQNSTVRATASPATVRTGINIRDKHLQKEDFFNTAQYSLMVLQSKQFRKTGHQRFTGEFDLTIKSITRPVTLVFSRVLEKNVIRYEGHFEINRLDFFLGEKSMVLDDVVRINLEAREYRRN, encoded by the coding sequence ATGACCCGATCTATTCCCTGGCTGACACCGATCATAGGGTTGTTCCTGATGGCGAACACCCAACCTGAACCAACCACTCTCGTCAATATATCATTCACGACAACAAATGCCGGCATCACCGTCTCCGGCACGCTCGATGGCCACGCCGAGATCAACTTTAATCCCGTCGATCTTCAAAACAGTACGGTTCGTGCCACGGCGAGCCCCGCTACCGTTCGAACGGGCATCAACATTCGCGACAAGCATCTGCAGAAGGAAGATTTTTTCAACACCGCGCAATACTCCTTGATGGTGCTCCAATCCAAACAGTTCAGAAAAACGGGTCACCAAAGATTCACGGGCGAGTTTGACCTCACCATAAAATCGATCACCCGGCCTGTTACGCTTGTCTTTTCGCGTGTCCTGGAAAAAAATGTCATTCGCTACGAAGGACATTTCGAAATAAACCGGCTCGACTTTTTTCTTGGCGAGAAGAGCATGGTTTTGGATGACGTCGTCCGCATCAACTTAGAGGCTAGGGAATACCGTCGGAATTGA